Proteins found in one Terribacillus sp. DMT04 genomic segment:
- a CDS encoding IS110 family transposase, with amino-acid sequence MEYVIALDVSMGKSYKVIYQGEICLAEGELRHTQTGFNTLLEEIRNLPGDPVLVFESTGIYSKPVETFCQKNQLRYCLLNPLAAKKQLEMATLRSWKTDKNDAHKLAQAHHLHSREEKVQQPDLYHRLRDFARFYQEIEGEIKRMRMYLHHALQLSFPELEQFFSSRITPYALTLISLFPHPVLVLKSSQTKIKNLLIRSTTKKISENRAKQKAVQIIDYAKESYPAVSPDSIQTQKVQYYALQLLQLLEEKEKISNQMIDSSKKLPEFELLTSLPGIGEISAALFIGEFGDLSRFPDHKKVNAFVGIDIRRYQSGKYHGQDHINKRGNPKGRKILYFIVRNMIRQQKAAPNHIVDYYYKLKKQPVPKKDKVATVACMNKLLKCIYSMIKNNTLYDYSYTVSMDH; translated from the coding sequence TTGGAGTATGTAATTGCTTTAGATGTATCAATGGGGAAAAGCTATAAAGTCATTTATCAAGGTGAAATCTGTTTAGCTGAAGGGGAACTAAGACACACGCAGACAGGCTTTAACACCTTACTTGAGGAAATCCGGAATCTCCCTGGTGACCCGGTTCTTGTGTTTGAATCCACCGGCATTTATTCGAAACCAGTGGAAACCTTCTGTCAAAAGAATCAGTTACGTTATTGTCTGTTGAATCCCCTTGCGGCTAAAAAACAGCTCGAAATGGCTACTCTCCGAAGCTGGAAAACAGACAAAAATGATGCGCATAAATTAGCGCAAGCTCACCACCTGCACTCCAGGGAAGAAAAAGTTCAACAGCCCGACCTTTATCATCGACTCCGTGATTTTGCGCGTTTCTATCAAGAAATAGAGGGTGAGATAAAGCGTATGCGTATGTATCTGCACCATGCCCTTCAATTAAGTTTTCCGGAGCTGGAACAATTCTTCTCAAGCAGGATTACACCTTATGCCTTAACACTTATCAGTTTGTTCCCTCATCCTGTGCTTGTTTTGAAATCGAGCCAGACCAAGATAAAAAATCTATTGATTAGAAGTACCACTAAGAAAATTTCCGAAAATCGTGCAAAACAAAAGGCTGTTCAAATAATAGATTATGCCAAAGAATCCTATCCTGCAGTATCTCCAGATAGTATTCAAACCCAAAAAGTGCAGTACTATGCGCTCCAGCTACTTCAACTATTAGAGGAGAAAGAGAAAATTTCTAATCAAATGATTGATAGTTCAAAAAAGCTGCCTGAGTTCGAGTTACTAACCAGCCTTCCAGGAATTGGGGAAATTAGCGCAGCGCTTTTTATCGGTGAATTTGGTGACTTGTCTCGCTTCCCAGATCATAAGAAAGTCAACGCTTTTGTAGGAATTGATATCCGAAGATATCAATCTGGAAAGTATCATGGCCAAGATCACATTAATAAACGAGGCAACCCTAAGGGAAGAAAAATATTGTACTTCATTGTCCGAAACATGATCCGCCAACAAAAAGCAGCGCCCAATCACATTGTCGACTATTATTACAAACTAAAAAAGCAACCTGTACCCAAGAAGGATAAGGTTGCCACCGTAGCTTGCATGAACAAGCTTCTCAAATGTATTTATTCCATGATCAAGAATAATACATTGTACGATTACTCGTACACGGTCTCTATGGACCACTAA
- a CDS encoding IS1182 family transposase, which yields MFKHYTMCEVVLPLDLERKLPENDIAFTVNHLVESIPDEAFDGFRRETGHPAYHPRMMMKIILCAYTQSVFSGRKIESLLQDSVRMMWLAQDYQPSYRTINRFRVNPHVKELLRQCFVQFRSQLVQEKVIEEEAIFIDGTKIEANANKFTFVWRKSTEKYSTQLVERSAQMYEELLEQEIIPAIELENPEALSGEELTKVAEKLDEKVQEYDRRIEASDDTAERKQLRSERKAPKQYRKQVNDFIKRKSKYQVDMEIFGDRNSYSKTDHGATFMRMKDDYMKNGQLKPGYNVQLATEGQYALAYDVFPNPTDTRTFIPFLDKIERDFFELPDYIVADAGYGSEQNYDDVVNNRKRIPLITYNHYRKEKQKKYKQDPYQVAHWDYDAEGDFFTCPNNRKLAFRYLSERCDKFGFKRHYRVYECGDCTACPLRAECTKAKEGNNRKIYYNERWEKQKAYTQQLLSEKETGKIYGKRKIDVEPVFGFLKAHLCFTRFSVRSKEKVENELGFAFMAVNIRKFTARSASIVRNSKNIRSKKISVTIFLVTEIFFVSERSYVPLSLLLMCFGRFSDSCCISICLFFFNLICRTNLFQEE from the coding sequence ATGTTTAAACATTATACCATGTGTGAAGTCGTTTTACCTCTAGATTTGGAAAGAAAATTACCTGAAAATGATATTGCTTTTACCGTTAACCATTTAGTAGAAAGTATTCCAGATGAAGCTTTTGACGGTTTCCGTCGGGAAACCGGACACCCTGCTTATCACCCTCGCATGATGATGAAGATTATTTTATGTGCCTATACGCAATCCGTTTTCTCGGGCCGTAAGATTGAGTCATTACTTCAAGACAGCGTACGCATGATGTGGCTTGCCCAAGATTATCAGCCCAGCTATCGCACCATCAACCGATTCCGTGTGAACCCTCACGTAAAAGAACTCTTACGCCAGTGCTTTGTCCAATTTCGCAGCCAGCTGGTTCAAGAAAAAGTCATTGAAGAAGAAGCCATTTTTATTGATGGCACCAAAATCGAAGCAAATGCCAACAAGTTTACTTTTGTATGGCGGAAGTCCACTGAGAAATACAGTACGCAATTGGTGGAAAGATCGGCTCAGATGTATGAAGAACTGTTGGAGCAGGAAATTATCCCCGCAATCGAGCTGGAGAACCCCGAAGCCCTATCGGGCGAAGAGTTAACAAAAGTAGCAGAAAAACTGGACGAAAAAGTGCAGGAATACGATCGTCGCATAGAAGCAAGTGATGATACTGCCGAACGCAAGCAGCTTCGTTCCGAACGTAAAGCACCAAAACAGTACCGAAAGCAAGTCAATGATTTCATTAAACGGAAATCAAAATATCAGGTCGACATGGAAATCTTCGGAGACAGAAATAGCTACTCCAAAACTGACCATGGTGCCACTTTTATGCGCATGAAAGATGATTATATGAAAAATGGCCAGCTTAAACCTGGGTACAATGTGCAGCTGGCTACTGAAGGTCAATATGCCCTGGCCTATGATGTGTTCCCGAATCCTACGGATACGCGAACTTTTATCCCTTTCCTTGATAAGATTGAACGGGACTTTTTTGAGCTGCCCGACTATATTGTCGCGGATGCCGGATATGGCAGTGAGCAAAATTATGATGATGTGGTAAATAATCGGAAGCGCATCCCTCTCATCACCTATAATCACTACCGAAAAGAAAAGCAAAAGAAATATAAACAAGATCCTTACCAAGTAGCTCACTGGGATTACGATGCCGAAGGCGACTTTTTCACTTGCCCGAATAACCGGAAATTAGCGTTTCGGTACCTATCCGAAAGATGCGACAAATTTGGATTCAAGCGTCATTATCGCGTGTATGAATGTGGCGATTGTACTGCTTGTCCCTTACGTGCAGAATGTACGAAAGCGAAAGAAGGAAACAACCGGAAAATCTATTACAACGAAAGATGGGAAAAACAAAAAGCATATACCCAGCAATTACTCAGCGAAAAAGAAACAGGGAAAATTTACGGGAAACGTAAAATAGATGTCGAGCCAGTCTTCGGATTTCTGAAGGCTCATTTGTGTTTCACTCGTTTCTCGGTACGAAGTAAAGAGAAAGTGGAAAACGAATTAGGATTCGCCTTCATGGCGGTGAACATCAGGAAGTTCACCGCCAGATCAGCAAGTATAGTAAGGAATTCAAAAAATATCAGATCAAAAAAGATCTCGGTCACCATTTTCCTGGTGACCGAGATCTTTTTTGTGTCAGAGAGGAGTTATGTCCCGCTCTCTTTGCTTTTAATGTGTTTCGGAAGGTTTTCCGATAGTTGTTGCATTAGCATTTGTTTGTTCTTCTTCAATCTCATCTGCAGGACGAACCTTTTTCAAGAAGAATGA
- a CDS encoding histidine phosphatase family protein, with amino-acid sequence MNVICLVRHGETDWNKLGKVQGSTDIPLNETGIKQAQATRDYLADSDFDLIIASPMQRARKTADIINETLQLPLVEMKGFVERGFGEAEGLTREEREAKYPSWDFPGMETWEALVERVMQALQEVNAKYGERKVLLVAHGAVISAILATISDGEYDIENTRLVNACLSNIQFIEDKWKMHNYNLADHLANI; translated from the coding sequence ATCAATGTGATTTGCCTTGTAAGACATGGAGAAACCGATTGGAATAAACTTGGCAAAGTACAAGGAAGCACCGATATACCATTGAATGAAACAGGAATAAAGCAGGCCCAGGCTACGCGTGATTATCTGGCAGACAGTGACTTTGATTTGATTATTGCTAGTCCGATGCAACGAGCAAGAAAGACAGCAGATATCATTAACGAGACATTACAGCTTCCGCTCGTTGAGATGAAAGGTTTTGTTGAGAGAGGTTTTGGCGAAGCAGAGGGGCTGACAAGAGAAGAGCGTGAGGCCAAGTATCCGAGCTGGGACTTTCCGGGTATGGAAACATGGGAAGCCTTGGTGGAACGTGTCATGCAAGCCTTGCAGGAAGTAAATGCGAAGTATGGAGAAAGGAAAGTCCTGCTCGTTGCACATGGAGCAGTCATTTCTGCCATACTGGCTACCATATCTGATGGCGAATACGATATTGAAAATACACGCCTTGTGAATGCTTGTTTGAGCAACATTCAGTTTATTGAAGATAAATGGAAAATGCATAATTACAATCTTGCCGACCATTTAGCAAATATATAA
- a CDS encoding MarR family winged helix-turn-helix transcriptional regulator, with the protein MTDEEKISQVIQSFRCLNQAFHKQFWHNADQLGVTVVQLHILKVLADEPGTGLNELAHKVNASKSTVSETVERLVQADLVKRERSTHDRRAIVLSLTPKGLEQKKTAYRAYLQRLGNISDFSTEEIETLMSLHRRLLNKITTQGDETT; encoded by the coding sequence TTGACTGATGAGGAGAAAATCAGCCAAGTTATTCAATCGTTTCGCTGCTTGAATCAAGCTTTCCATAAGCAGTTTTGGCACAATGCGGATCAATTAGGTGTGACTGTTGTACAGCTGCACATTCTAAAAGTATTGGCGGACGAGCCTGGAACTGGCTTGAATGAACTTGCGCATAAAGTAAATGCCAGCAAGAGTACAGTAAGTGAAACGGTTGAGAGGCTTGTACAAGCTGACCTGGTAAAACGAGAGCGATCGACTCACGACCGGCGCGCAATCGTTCTGTCACTGACTCCAAAGGGGCTGGAGCAGAAAAAGACAGCCTACCGAGCCTACTTACAAAGATTGGGGAACATTTCAGACTTCAGCACGGAGGAGATTGAGACATTAATGTCACTTCACCGCCGCTTGCTTAACAAGATAACAACTCAAGGAGATGAAACAACATGA
- a CDS encoding DHA2 family efflux MFS transporter permease subunit — protein MKDRSAYVDPKTVNKGPIIAIMVLGAFVAILNQTLMNIALPVMMKDLEIEENTAQWLTTAFMLVNGILIPITAFFMERFSTRKLFITAMSLFALGTLICGVGPDFTTILIGRIIQAAGAGIMMPLLFNTVLSLFPIEKRGSAMGLIGLAMMFAPAVGPTLSGFIVQSASWRWLFFIILPIALIDVILAIFVLRNVTKTQKSSVDILSVLLSTIGFGGLLYGFSVAGDKGWDSAEVITTLAVGAVALIIFITRQLMMKKPMLEFRVFKYWMFSLSTAINVVITMAMFAAMLLIPIFTQNMLGYTPLESGLLLLPGALVSAIMSPITGKLFDKIGARPLALIGLLITTITTYFLSTLTIDTTYTYMMTVYTFRMIGVSMVMMPIMTAGLNQLPKRYYAHGTAMANTLRQMAGAIGTALLVTVFSNQTKEHVTDMVTSGTPQQQATLLGSIEGINDAFWIATLIAGVGFLLSFFLKKVRPADEIEEEQTNANATTIGKPSETH, from the coding sequence ATGAAAGATCGTTCAGCCTATGTAGATCCAAAAACGGTTAACAAAGGTCCGATCATCGCCATCATGGTTCTAGGTGCTTTTGTAGCTATCCTTAACCAAACATTGATGAATATCGCACTGCCCGTTATGATGAAGGATCTAGAAATAGAAGAAAATACAGCCCAGTGGCTGACAACAGCATTTATGCTAGTTAATGGTATCTTAATTCCTATTACTGCTTTCTTTATGGAAAGATTCTCAACCCGTAAATTATTTATTACAGCAATGAGCTTGTTTGCACTTGGAACACTCATTTGCGGAGTTGGACCTGATTTCACTACCATCTTAATCGGTCGTATCATACAGGCTGCCGGCGCTGGGATTATGATGCCGTTGCTATTCAACACTGTATTGAGCCTCTTCCCAATTGAAAAACGAGGAAGTGCAATGGGACTAATCGGTCTTGCGATGATGTTTGCGCCAGCAGTTGGCCCTACACTATCCGGGTTTATCGTTCAAAGCGCATCTTGGAGATGGTTATTCTTTATCATCCTGCCTATTGCTTTAATTGATGTCATTCTAGCTATTTTCGTATTACGTAATGTAACGAAGACACAAAAGTCATCTGTTGATATTCTATCTGTCCTTCTTTCTACTATTGGTTTTGGCGGACTATTATACGGCTTCAGTGTTGCTGGTGATAAAGGCTGGGATTCAGCAGAAGTTATTACCACGTTAGCTGTAGGTGCAGTTGCGTTAATTATCTTCATTACACGTCAGTTGATGATGAAAAAGCCGATGTTGGAATTCCGTGTATTCAAATACTGGATGTTCTCTCTATCAACAGCAATCAACGTCGTTATTACAATGGCAATGTTTGCGGCGATGCTATTAATTCCTATCTTTACGCAGAATATGCTTGGCTACACACCACTTGAATCAGGATTACTGCTATTGCCTGGTGCATTAGTATCAGCAATTATGTCGCCTATTACTGGTAAGTTATTTGATAAGATTGGAGCTCGTCCGCTTGCTTTGATCGGACTATTAATCACAACCATTACAACTTATTTCCTAAGCACATTAACAATTGATACAACGTACACGTACATGATGACTGTTTATACATTCCGTATGATTGGTGTATCCATGGTTATGATGCCAATTATGACAGCAGGCTTGAACCAGCTGCCAAAACGTTATTATGCACACGGTACAGCAATGGCGAATACATTGCGTCAAATGGCTGGTGCAATCGGTACAGCGTTACTTGTTACAGTATTCTCTAACCAAACAAAAGAGCATGTGACCGACATGGTGACATCTGGTACACCACAGCAGCAAGCTACTTTGCTTGGATCAATTGAAGGTATCAATGATGCATTCTGGATTGCCACATTAATTGCTGGTGTTGGCTTCCTGCTTTCATTCTTCTTGAAAAAGGTTCGTCCTGCAGATGAGATTGAAGAAGAACAAACAAATGCTAATGCAACAACTATCGGAAAACCTTCCGAAACACATTAA
- a CDS encoding S1 domain-containing RNA-binding protein — protein sequence MSIEVGSKYQGKVTGITNFGAFVELPGGSTGLVHISEVADNYVKDINEHLSVGDMITVKVINEKDGKIGLSIKKAKDNPPPARRNNNNRGSNHGGGRERTETFEAKMNRFLKDSEDRLASLKKHTEAKRGGRGAKKG from the coding sequence ATGTCAATTGAAGTAGGCAGCAAGTATCAGGGTAAGGTAACAGGTATTACTAATTTCGGTGCATTCGTAGAACTGCCAGGCGGATCTACAGGTCTTGTGCATATTAGTGAGGTTGCCGATAATTATGTGAAAGACATTAATGAACATTTGTCTGTTGGTGATATGATCACAGTCAAAGTTATTAATGAGAAGGACGGAAAGATTGGGCTTTCTATTAAGAAAGCAAAAGATAATCCGCCTCCAGCACGCCGTAATAACAATAATAGAGGGTCTAATCATGGCGGTGGCCGTGAACGTACGGAAACTTTCGAAGCAAAAATGAATCGCTTCTTGAAGGATTCAGAGGACCGTCTGGCGTCCCTTAAGAAACACACAGAAGCAAAACGCGGTGGCAGAGGCGCTAAAAAAGGTTAA
- a CDS encoding IS1182 family transposase, whose protein sequence is MFKHYTMCEVVLPLDLERKLPENDIAFTVNHLVESIPDEAFDGFRRETGHPAYHPRMMMKIILCAYTQSVFSGRKIESLLQDSVRMMWLAQDYQPSYRTINRFRVNPHVKELLRQCFVQFRSQLVQEKVIEEEAIFIDGTKIEANANKFTFVWRKSTEKYSTQLVERSAQMYEELLEQEIIPAIELENPEALSGEELTKVAEKLDEKVQEYDRRIEASDDTAERKQLRSERKAPKQYRKQVNDFIKRKSKYQVDMEIFGDRNSYSKTDHGATFMRMKDDYMKNGQLKPGYNVQLATEGQYALAYDVFPNPTDTRTFIPFLDKIERDFFELPDYIVADAGYGSEQNYDDVVNNRKRIPLITYNHYRKEKQKKYKQDPYQVAHWDYDAEGDFFTCPNNRKLAFRYLSERCDKFGFKRHYRVYECDDCTACPLRAECTKAKEGNNRKIYYNERWEKQKAYTQQLLSEKETGKIYGKRKIDVEPVFGFLKAHLCFTRFSVRSKEKVENELGFAFMAVNIRKFTARSASIVRNSKNIRSKKISVTIFLVTEIFFVSERSYVPLSLGIAAEGIEPPTSRV, encoded by the coding sequence ATGTTTAAACATTATACCATGTGTGAAGTCGTTTTACCTCTAGATTTGGAAAGAAAATTACCTGAAAATGATATTGCTTTTACCGTTAACCATTTAGTAGAAAGTATTCCAGACGAAGCTTTTGACGGTTTCCGTCGGGAAACCGGACACCCTGCTTATCACCCTCGCATGATGATGAAGATTATTTTATGTGCCTATACGCAATCCGTTTTCTCGGGCCGTAAAATTGAGTCATTACTTCAAGACAGCGTACGCATGATGTGGCTTGCCCAAGATTATCAGCCCAGCTATCGCACCATCAACCGATTCCGTGTGAACCCTCACGTAAAAGAACTCTTACGCCAGTGCTTTGTCCAATTTCGCAGCCAGCTGGTTCAAGAAAAAGTCATTGAAGAAGAAGCCATTTTTATTGATGGCACCAAAATCGAAGCAAATGCCAACAAGTTTACTTTTGTATGGCGGAAGTCCACTGAGAAATACAGTACGCAATTGGTGGAAAGATCGGCTCAGATGTATGAAGAACTGTTGGAGCAGGAAATTATCCCCGCAATCGAGCTGGAGAACCCCGAAGCCCTATCGGGCGAAGAGTTAACAAAAGTAGCAGAAAAACTGGACGAAAAGGTGCAGGAATACGATCGCCGCATAGAAGCAAGTGATGATACTGCCGAACGCAAGCAGCTTCGTTCCGAACGTAAAGCACCAAAACAGTACCGAAAGCAAGTCAATGATTTCATTAAACGGAAATCAAAATATCAGGTCGACATGGAAATCTTCGGAGACAGAAATAGCTACTCCAAAACTGACCATGGTGCCACTTTTATGCGCATGAAAGATGATTATATGAAAAATGGCCAACTTAAACCTGGGTACAATGTGCAGCTGGCTACTGAAGGTCAATATGCCCTGGCCTATGATGTGTTCCCGAATCCTACGGATACGCGAACTTTCATCCCTTTCCTTGATAAGATTGAACGGGACTTTTTTGAGCTGCCCGACTATATTGTCGCGGATGCCGGATATGGCAGTGAGCAAAATTATGATGATGTGGTAAATAATCGGAAGCGCATCCCTCTCATCACCTATAATCACTACCGAAAAGAAAAGCAAAAGAAATATAAACAAGATCCTTACCAAGTAGCTCACTGGGATTACGATGCCGAAGGCGACTTTTTCACTTGCCCGAATAACCGGAAATTAGCGTTTCGGTACCTATCCGAAAGATGCGACAAATTTGGATTTAAGCGTCATTATCGCGTGTATGAATGTGACGATTGTACTGCTTGTCCCTTACGTGCAGAATGTACGAAAGCGAAAGAAGGAAACAACCGGAAAATCTATTACAACGAAAGATGGGAAAAACAAAAAGCATATACCCAGCAATTACTCAGCGAAAAAGAAACAGGGAAAATTTACGGAAAACGTAAAATAGATGTCGAGCCAGTCTTCGGATTTCTGAAGGCTCATTTGTGTTTCACTCGTTTCTCGGTACGAAGTAAAGAGAAAGTGGAAAACGAATTAGGATTCGCCTTCATGGCGGTGAACATCAGGAAGTTCACCGCCAGATCAGCAAGTATAGTAAGGAATTCAAAAAATATCAGATCAAAAAAGATCTCGGTCACCATTTTCCTGGTGACCGAGATCTTTTTTGTGTCAGAGAGGAGTTATGTCCCGCTCTCTTTAGGGATAGCGGCGGAGGGGATCGAACCCCCGACCTCACGGGTATGA
- the spoIIE gene encoding stage II sporulation protein E, producing METVSRKKWGIYGVEQKRLDNWKKKGINLTKLLLIEKAWLLALVGFLLGRAVVLTTVSPFAAAFLASIWLTRRKKMLPITMATIAGACSYQWTHGLYVAAAAFVLYFLAAICKKIPHQIRVLAVLVFLASALPRMLTLSYEHTLSSFDWMMIGVEGVLGSVLFIIFMQSLPLLSVKRYYPALKNEEIVCLIILLASVLTGTIGWQIQGAGIEQIFSRYFVLLLALIGGAAMGSTVGVVAGLILSLANVASLYQMSLLAFAGLLGGLLKDGKKFGVSIGLVIGTLLIGLYGQEQGLQEVYPSLLASAISILLLVLTPDSWIRRMSRFVPGTAEHNQEQEQYLQKVRDVTASRVQQFSNVFHALAKSFTTPNRAAEEMRDRETDFLLGNVTEQTCQLCFKKDRCWGAQQFDRTYQLMESLKEDMEGGGPPNKLLERNLESHCVKSKKVVETMKHELSFYQANQMLRRQVEESRRFVADQLNGVSEVMEDFAKEIVKEKENHEQQEVEIMAALKAAGLVVEKLDVFSLTKGSIDVEMHVTIAGYHGEGQKLIGPILSDILGETVVVTKEEIAEFPDKSCFLAFSSIKKFVVDTGVAHAAKGGGFVSGDSYSTIELGAGKYAVAISDGMGNGDRAHEESTETLRLLQQILQSGIREEVAIKSINSILSLRSSEEIFATLDLAVIDLHDAAVQFLKIGSTPSFIKRGDQVIKIESGNLPIGIVQDLEVDVVQEQLQPGDLLVMMSDGIFESPRHIENIDIWLKRKIREMNTTVPQEMADLLLEEVVRNRAGEIEDDMTVMVAAIDRNMPEWASISTYKNDVREA from the coding sequence ATGGAGACAGTATCGAGAAAAAAATGGGGCATCTATGGAGTAGAACAAAAGCGGCTGGACAATTGGAAGAAAAAGGGGATTAATCTCACAAAGCTTCTATTAATTGAAAAGGCGTGGCTTTTAGCACTTGTTGGATTCTTGTTGGGACGAGCTGTCGTTTTAACAACCGTTTCCCCGTTTGCAGCAGCATTTCTGGCATCTATATGGCTGACAAGACGAAAAAAGATGCTGCCGATTACGATGGCAACCATTGCAGGGGCTTGCAGCTATCAATGGACACATGGTCTCTATGTAGCAGCAGCAGCATTTGTTCTCTACTTCTTGGCAGCTATATGCAAAAAGATACCGCACCAAATTCGAGTCTTAGCCGTGCTTGTCTTTTTGGCCAGTGCCTTACCTAGGATGCTGACGCTTTCTTATGAGCATACCTTATCCAGCTTCGATTGGATGATGATCGGTGTCGAAGGAGTTCTTGGTTCTGTGCTCTTTATCATCTTTATGCAAAGCCTCCCGTTATTATCCGTTAAAAGATATTATCCAGCATTAAAGAATGAAGAAATCGTCTGCTTGATCATCTTACTCGCTTCGGTGCTGACTGGTACAATCGGCTGGCAGATACAAGGAGCAGGCATTGAGCAAATCTTCTCCCGTTACTTTGTCTTACTGCTTGCTTTAATCGGAGGCGCAGCGATGGGTTCGACAGTAGGTGTAGTTGCTGGCCTGATTTTGAGTCTTGCCAATGTTGCCAGTCTCTATCAGATGAGCCTGCTGGCATTTGCCGGTCTGCTTGGCGGTCTGTTAAAAGACGGGAAGAAGTTCGGGGTAAGCATAGGACTTGTAATTGGTACTTTGCTAATTGGTTTGTACGGACAGGAGCAAGGATTGCAGGAAGTGTATCCATCTTTGCTTGCATCAGCGATTAGTATTCTGCTTCTGGTGTTGACGCCGGACAGTTGGATCCGGCGTATGTCTCGTTTTGTGCCGGGAACTGCCGAACATAATCAGGAGCAGGAGCAATACTTGCAAAAGGTCCGGGATGTAACGGCAAGTCGTGTGCAGCAGTTTTCAAACGTGTTCCATGCTTTAGCGAAAAGCTTTACGACTCCTAATCGTGCAGCAGAAGAAATGCGTGACCGGGAGACTGATTTTCTCCTGGGCAATGTAACAGAGCAAACATGTCAGCTATGCTTTAAAAAAGACCGCTGCTGGGGGGCGCAGCAATTTGACCGAACCTATCAGCTGATGGAGAGTTTAAAGGAAGATATGGAGGGCGGCGGTCCGCCGAATAAGCTGCTGGAGAGAAATCTGGAGTCGCACTGTGTTAAATCGAAGAAAGTGGTTGAAACGATGAAGCATGAGCTGAGTTTCTACCAAGCAAATCAGATGTTGCGCCGGCAAGTAGAGGAAAGCCGCCGTTTTGTTGCTGATCAATTAAACGGTGTCTCTGAAGTGATGGAGGATTTCGCGAAAGAGATTGTAAAAGAAAAAGAGAATCATGAACAGCAAGAAGTCGAGATAATGGCTGCATTAAAGGCAGCTGGATTGGTTGTGGAGAAACTGGATGTATTTTCTCTTACGAAGGGAAGTATTGACGTAGAGATGCATGTAACGATAGCTGGTTATCACGGGGAAGGACAGAAACTCATCGGTCCAATCCTATCCGACATTCTAGGGGAGACTGTCGTTGTGACGAAGGAAGAGATAGCAGAGTTTCCGGACAAGTCCTGTTTCTTGGCCTTTTCTTCCATCAAGAAATTTGTTGTGGACACAGGCGTTGCGCATGCGGCAAAAGGTGGGGGGTTCGTATCGGGAGACAGTTATTCGACGATCGAACTAGGGGCGGGCAAGTACGCAGTTGCAATCAGTGACGGAATGGGTAATGGAGATCGAGCACATGAAGAAAGTACAGAAACATTGCGTTTGCTGCAGCAAATACTGCAGTCAGGGATCCGAGAGGAAGTCGCAATTAAATCGATTAACTCCATCCTCTCCTTAAGATCCAGTGAAGAAATTTTTGCAACATTGGACCTTGCAGTCATCGATTTGCATGATGCAGCTGTCCAATTTCTAAAAATCGGATCGACACCTAGCTTTATCAAGCGTGGTGATCAGGTCATTAAAATAGAGTCCGGCAATCTACCGATTGGTATTGTGCAAGACCTTGAAGTAGATGTCGTACAAGAGCAGCTTCAGCCGGGAGATTTACTCGTTATGATGAGTGATGGCATCTTCGAATCACCGCGACATATAGAAAATATAGATATTTGGCTGAAACGTAAAATTAGAGAGATGAATACAACTGTACCGCAGGAAATGGCTGATTTGCTGCTGGAGGAGGTTGTGCGTAATCGAGCAGGAGAGATTGAGGACGACATGACGGTGATGGTAGCGGCGATTGATCGGAACATGCCGGAATGGGCTTCTATCTCTACTTATAAAAACGATGTGCGAGAGGCATAG